The proteins below come from a single Chryseobacterium capnotolerans genomic window:
- the mraZ gene encoding division/cell wall cluster transcriptional repressor MraZ, with amino-acid sequence MKNFIGTYECKIDDKGRLKVPSSLIKQMENFDDKAFVVKRSVFQPCLEVYPMNAWDKLMGKINKLNRFIKKNADFIRMFTAGVKTVELDNAGRLQISKDLMTFSNLQKDVVITSAGELFEIWDKEAYEQVISTNETDFASLAEDVMGSFDEE; translated from the coding sequence ATGAAAAATTTCATTGGGACATATGAGTGTAAAATTGACGACAAAGGCCGCTTAAAAGTTCCTTCATCTTTAATCAAACAGATGGAAAACTTCGACGATAAGGCGTTTGTAGTCAAAAGATCTGTGTTCCAACCTTGTCTGGAGGTCTATCCAATGAATGCGTGGGATAAACTGATGGGCAAAATTAATAAACTGAACAGATTCATAAAAAAGAATGCTGATTTCATACGAATGTTTACGGCAGGAGTAAAAACAGTAGAATTGGATAATGCAGGAAGATTACAGATTTCCAAAGACCTGATGACTTTTTCAAATCTTCAGAAGGATGTAGTAATCACCAGTGCAGGAGAACTTTTCGAAATTTGGGATAAAGAAGCCTACGAACAGGTAATTTCTACCAATGAAACTGATTTTGCCAGCCTTGCCGAAGATGTGATGGGCTCTTTTGACGAAGAATAG
- the rsmH gene encoding 16S rRNA (cytosine(1402)-N(4))-methyltransferase RsmH — MYHNPVLLKQSVDDLVTNPDGIYVDCTFGGGGHSREILSRLSDKGKLFSFDQDLDALKNTIDDPRFTLVNQNFRFLENSLLMYGVPQVDGVLADLGVSSHQFDEADRGFSTRSNAPLDMRMNVMQSLDAKKVINEYGEEELADIFYYYGELREARKLARDIVHHRKTKSIETTEDLKKLFSYLPPHKVNKFYAQLFQAVRIEVNQELEVLKEMLVQAYNVLKPEGRLVVISYHSLEDRLVKRFLKNGMFEGEPERDIYGNYKKAFELVKSKAIIPDDKEIEENSRARSAKMRTGIKV, encoded by the coding sequence ATGTATCATAACCCCGTTTTGTTGAAGCAGAGTGTAGATGATTTGGTGACGAATCCTGACGGAATCTATGTGGACTGTACCTTTGGAGGTGGCGGCCACTCAAGGGAGATTTTGAGCAGACTTTCTGACAAAGGAAAACTGTTCAGCTTCGATCAGGATCTGGATGCGCTTAAAAATACAATTGATGATCCCAGATTTACATTAGTGAATCAGAATTTCAGATTTCTGGAAAACTCTTTATTAATGTATGGCGTTCCTCAGGTAGATGGTGTTTTGGCTGATTTGGGAGTTTCTTCTCATCAGTTTGACGAAGCAGACAGAGGATTTTCTACAAGAAGCAATGCTCCTTTAGACATGCGAATGAATGTCATGCAGAGTCTTGATGCCAAAAAAGTAATCAATGAATATGGCGAAGAAGAACTTGCAGATATTTTTTATTACTATGGAGAATTAAGAGAAGCCAGAAAACTGGCAAGAGATATTGTTCATCACAGAAAAACAAAAAGTATAGAAACCACTGAGGATTTGAAAAAGCTTTTCAGCTACCTTCCCCCTCATAAAGTAAATAAATTCTATGCCCAACTTTTCCAGGCAGTAAGAATAGAAGTAAACCAGGAACTTGAAGTATTAAAAGAAATGCTGGTCCAGGCTTACAATGTTTTAAAGCCGGAAGGAAGATTAGTCGTAATCTCTTACCACTCTTTAGAAGACCGTTTGGTAAAAAGATTCCTGAAAAATGGAATGTTCGAAGGAGAACCGGAAAGAGATATCTACGGAAATTATAAAAAAGCATTCGAGCTGGTTAAGAGCAAAGCAATCATTCCGGATGATAAGGAGATTGAAGAAAACTCAAGAGCAAGAAGTGCAAAAATGAGAACAGGAATTAAAGTTTAA
- a CDS encoding FtsL-like putative cell division protein — protein MAKRTTNRPQKRLTFIDIIKGNFLNRDEIKIHYKYFLLLFILMMAMIYSNHLVNKKIKIVNTLKEETEEYKSRNAYAQSKLIKVKMESELGKEVARDSLMTLENHPHKLLIKLDSTDAKAK, from the coding sequence TTGGCAAAAAGAACAACAAATCGCCCCCAGAAAAGACTCACTTTTATAGATATTATAAAAGGAAACTTTCTGAATCGTGATGAGATCAAAATACATTACAAGTATTTTCTCTTGTTGTTTATCCTGATGATGGCTATGATTTACAGTAATCACCTTGTCAATAAAAAAATTAAAATTGTAAACACCTTAAAAGAGGAAACAGAAGAATATAAATCACGAAACGCTTACGCCCAAAGTAAGCTGATCAAGGTAAAAATGGAATCAGAGTTGGGGAAAGAGGTTGCACGGGACTCATTAATGACCCTCGAAAACCACCCTCATAAATTGCTAATAAAACTGGACAGTACAGATGCAAAAGCAAAATGA